The following proteins are encoded in a genomic region of Hyla sarda isolate aHylSar1 chromosome 3, aHylSar1.hap1, whole genome shotgun sequence:
- the LOC130361225 gene encoding serine/threonine-protein kinase SBK1-like isoform X1, with protein MEGITQMGDFQLLKNLGKGTYGQVFMAREKKTGKIVAQKLMKKDRTKLDDYLHELFISIYLSSHEVIIFSYPLFIESVDHYILTQDLAPAGSLHSIIEPRVGIPEVIVKRCALQLTNALEYMHSKGLVHRDLKPDNVLLMDKECHQIKLSDFGMTQVAGKYF; from the exons GATTTCCAACTGCTTAAGAATTTGGGCAAGGGGACCTATGGTCAAGTTTTCATGGCTCGAGAGAAGAAAACAG GTAAAATTGTCGCCCAAAAACTAATGAAGAAAGACAGAACAAAGTTGGATGATTACCTTCATGAGCTTTTCATTTCAATCTACCTATCCAGCCATGAAGTCATCATCTTTAGTTATCCCCTCTTTATTGAATCTGTGGACCATTACATTTTGACCCAGGATTTGGCTCCTGCCGGATCACTCCATTCTATCATAGAGCCTCGT gTTGGGATTCCAGAAGTAATAGTGAAGCGTTGTGCATTACAGTTGACAAACGCCCTAGAATACATGCACAGTAAAGGACTGGTGCATAGAGACTTGAAACCAGACAATGTTTTACTAATGGACAAGGAATGCCACCAAATCAAGCTGAGCGATTTTGGCATGACACAGGTCGCAG
- the LOC130361225 gene encoding serine/threonine-protein kinase SBK1-like isoform X3 has protein sequence MAKGKIVAQKLMKKDRTKLDDYLHELFISIYLSSHEVIIFSYPLFIESVDHYILTQDLAPAGSLHSIIEPRVGIPEVIVKRCALQLTNALEYMHSKGLVHRDLKPDNVLLMDKECHQIKLSDFGMTQVAGKYF, from the exons GTAAAATTGTCGCCCAAAAACTAATGAAGAAAGACAGAACAAAGTTGGATGATTACCTTCATGAGCTTTTCATTTCAATCTACCTATCCAGCCATGAAGTCATCATCTTTAGTTATCCCCTCTTTATTGAATCTGTGGACCATTACATTTTGACCCAGGATTTGGCTCCTGCCGGATCACTCCATTCTATCATAGAGCCTCGT gTTGGGATTCCAGAAGTAATAGTGAAGCGTTGTGCATTACAGTTGACAAACGCCCTAGAATACATGCACAGTAAAGGACTGGTGCATAGAGACTTGAAACCAGACAATGTTTTACTAATGGACAAGGAATGCCACCAAATCAAGCTGAGCGATTTTGGCATGACACAGGTCGCAG